A window of the Nisaea acidiphila genome harbors these coding sequences:
- the rocD gene encoding ornithine--oxo-acid transaminase, with the protein MSHAADFIATENRLGAHNYKPLDVVLTRGEGVHVWDVDGKQYLDCLSAYSAVNQGHCHPKIYEALVTQAKRLTLTSRAFHNDQLAGFYEDIARLTGSHKVLPMNSGAEAVESAVKAVRKWGYEQKGVAENQAEVIVFSNNFHGRTIGVVGFSTDPVARGNFGPFAPGFRVVKFGDIEAFEKAITENTVAALIEPIQGEAGVIIPPAGYFKRMRELCTEHNVTLILDEIQTGLGRTGKMLAEEHEEIEADVTLVGKALSGGYYPVSAVLSNSEVLGVLQPGQHGSTFGGNPLGCAVARAALDVLVSEGMIENSAEQGAYFKTELEGIRSNAVKEVRGRGLMLAVELEPEAGGARKYCDALKERGILAKDTHEHSIRIAPPLVITRDQVDWALERFSDVLTNVH; encoded by the coding sequence ATGTCCCATGCCGCAGATTTCATTGCTACGGAAAACCGGCTCGGCGCTCACAATTACAAGCCGCTCGACGTCGTCCTGACCCGGGGCGAGGGCGTGCATGTCTGGGATGTGGACGGGAAACAGTATCTCGACTGCCTCTCGGCCTATTCCGCCGTAAATCAGGGCCATTGCCACCCGAAGATCTACGAGGCGCTGGTGACCCAGGCCAAGAGGCTGACCCTGACCTCCCGCGCCTTCCATAACGACCAGCTCGCCGGCTTCTACGAAGACATCGCCCGGCTAACCGGGTCGCACAAGGTGCTGCCGATGAATTCCGGCGCCGAGGCGGTGGAATCCGCGGTCAAGGCGGTGCGCAAATGGGGCTATGAGCAGAAAGGCGTGGCGGAAAATCAGGCCGAGGTCATCGTCTTCTCCAACAACTTCCACGGCCGCACCATCGGCGTCGTCGGTTTCTCCACCGATCCGGTGGCGCGCGGTAATTTCGGTCCTTTCGCACCGGGATTCCGGGTGGTGAAGTTCGGCGATATCGAAGCCTTCGAGAAGGCGATCACCGAAAACACGGTCGCCGCCCTGATCGAGCCGATCCAGGGCGAGGCTGGGGTGATCATCCCGCCGGCCGGCTATTTCAAGCGGATGCGCGAGCTCTGCACCGAGCACAACGTCACGCTCATCCTCGACGAGATCCAGACCGGCCTCGGCCGTACCGGCAAGATGCTGGCGGAAGAGCACGAGGAAATCGAGGCCGACGTGACGCTTGTCGGCAAGGCGCTCTCGGGCGGTTATTACCCAGTCTCGGCGGTGCTCTCCAACAGCGAAGTCCTCGGCGTGCTGCAGCCGGGTCAGCACGGCTCGACCTTCGGCGGCAACCCGCTCGGCTGCGCCGTAGCACGGGCCGCGCTCGATGTGCTTGTGAGCGAAGGTATGATCGAGAATTCCGCCGAGCAGGGCGCCTATTTCAAGACGGAGCTGGAAGGCATCCGCTCGAACGCGGTGAAGGAAGTCCGCGGCCGCGGCCTGATGCTGGCGGTCGAACTGGAGCCGGAAGCAGGCGGTGCCCGGAAATACTGCGATGCCCTGAAAGAGCGCGGCATCCTTGCCAAGGACACGCACGAACATTCGATCCGCATCGCTCCGCCGCTGGTCATTACCCGCGATCAGGTCGATTGGGCGCTGGAACGCTTCAGCGACGTGCTGACCAACGTGCACTGA